A region of the Deltaproteobacteria bacterium genome:
GCTGTGTCAATGAAACAGAGCCCCCTCGAGTCGTCATTCCCGCGGAACAGGCTGTGCCAAAACTCGCGAGGCAACGGTCCCCCGAGGAGTCATTCCCGCGAAACACACCATGTCAAGACTCCGCCTGGCCACGAGACGGCACCGCCACCCCAAATCGTCATTCCCGCGAAAGCGGGAATCCAGGCGGGGTGAGGCGGGGAAACAGGCTCGTTTCAGCCCCTCTCCGCCCCTGGATTCCCGCTTCCGCGGGAATGACGATTCCGGGGGGTGGCGCCAATTCTTGTCCGGACGACGTTTAGACACAGCGTGTTTCGCGGGAATGACGGAGGGAAGGGTTACTCCTCCCCCGCGGCGTTGCGGCCGGCGATGCGGCCGAAGGCCAGCACCTCGGTCAAGTTGCTGGCGCCGGGATAGTTCTGGGACCACATGGAGCCCAGTTCGCCGGCGCTGTACAGGCCCTGGATGGGACGGCCCCAGGCGTTCAGTACCTGGGCGCGGGCGTTGCGCCGGGGGCCGCCCTGGGTGTTGAACAGGCTGGGCCACAGGGCGGCGCCGTAGAACGGGGGGTGCGCCAGCGGCCTCAGCGTGTCGGGGGAGCGTCCGAGGGCTTCGTCGCGGCCTCCGGCGCAGGCCTTGTTGTACTCGTCCACGGTCCGTTCCAGCGCGGCCGGGTTCAGGTCCAGGGCGGCGGCCAGGGCTGCCGGGTTCTCGCCCTGCTTGATCCAGCCCTTCCCCACCTCGGCGGCGTTGTCGTCGCTCCAGCGGTAGTGTTCGGCCACGGCGCCCCTTCCGGTATTGGCCACCGGGCCGGCCGCTCGCGTCGCCTCGTCGAAGACCACGTAACAGGGCACCCGCGGGCGCTCCATGGTCTCCAGGTCCAGCTCGGTCACCAGCGAGCCCACCGCGTGGGCGTCCATGGCTGTTTCGTCCACGAAACGGCGCGCGTTCCGGTCCACGTAGATGAAGCCCGGACCCGGCATGGCATGGATGACGGCGCCGTCGAAGCCGTCCACGCGGTAGCCGAAGCCCGCGGCCACGGCGTTCATGTGCCACAGGGACGCGCCCGCGTCCAAGGCCAGGCGGATGCCGTCGCCCGTGTGGCCGGAGGCGCCCAGCGACCAGAACCGCTGTCCCAGGAACTGGAGTTGCATGTCGGGGTCCCGTTCATAGCCGCCGCAGGCGAGGATGACGGCCTTGCGCGCCTGGATGACGATCTCCTCGCCGCCCCGGCGCGCGGTGAGTCCGGTGACCGCGCCGTGGCTGTCGCGCAGAAGCCGCACGGCGGGGCACTGGAACAGCACCGGGATGCAGCGCTCGTCCACGTTCCGGTCCAGCAGCTCCCACAGGTCGCGGCCGTTGGCTGTGGTGTCGCCCTTGACCCGGAGCCGGGGGCCGACGCCGTCCGCGCCGGGTTGCTCGGGCGAGGCGGCGCCGGTGGGATAGACGGGGTAGCTCGCGGGCGCGGCCTGGAGCGGGTCGACGACCACGTCGCCGCCGAGGGAGCGCAGCCACGGCTCGTTGTCGTGGCTCTCGCGCACCAGGGTCTCGATGACGTCCGGGTCGGTGGCGCCGCCGCACAGGAACGTGATGTGCTCCACGGCGCGTTCCACGGCGCCGAATGTGCGCACCGAGCCGGAGGAGAGGCGCGTGTTGCCGCCGCCCGCGGCGGCTTTCTCCACGATCAGCACCTTGGCGCCGAGGTCGGCGGCGGTAATGGCCGCCGCGGCGCCGGCGCCGCCGTAGCCCACCACGGCCACGTCGGTCTCGCGCGACGACACCATGGCCTTGCTCATGGCGGGGTCACTCTCATTCCGGCTTCACCAGGCGGCCTTCCTTCACCAGCCGCTCGATGATCTTGCGTGCCTCGGCGCGGGTCTCGACGGTGTCCTGCAGCTTGCGGTCGCTCCAGCCGTCGTTGGGCCAGCGCTTGGCCTTGGCGTAGACGGGCGCGTACATGTCGCTGCGCAACTCG
Encoded here:
- a CDS encoding FAD-binding protein is translated as MSKAMVSSRETDVAVVGYGGAGAAAAITAADLGAKVLIVEKAAAGGGNTRLSSGSVRTFGAVERAVEHITFLCGGATDPDVIETLVRESHDNEPWLRSLGGDVVVDPLQAAPASYPVYPTGAASPEQPGADGVGPRLRVKGDTTANGRDLWELLDRNVDERCIPVLFQCPAVRLLRDSHGAVTGLTARRGGEEIVIQARKAVILACGGYERDPDMQLQFLGQRFWSLGASGHTGDGIRLALDAGASLWHMNAVAAGFGYRVDGFDGAVIHAMPGPGFIYVDRNARRFVDETAMDAHAVGSLVTELDLETMERPRVPCYVVFDEATRAAGPVANTGRGAVAEHYRWSDDNAAEVGKGWIKQGENPAALAAALDLNPAALERTVDEYNKACAGGRDEALGRSPDTLRPLAHPPFYGAALWPSLFNTQGGPRRNARAQVLNAWGRPIQGLYSAGELGSMWSQNYPGASNLTEVLAFGRIAGRNAAGEE